Proteins encoded in a region of the Frondihabitans sp. 762G35 genome:
- a CDS encoding prepilin peptidase, with protein sequence MLTVLPWILAIVVVGGGLGLLIGSFLNVVVYRVPNGLSVVSPPSTCPTCHSAIKAYDNVPVVSWLLLRGRCRNCSESISARYPIVEMATAVFFVAVAVRFVPARALMTAAPELGPSLVALVAFLYLAAISVALGLIDVDVHRLPDAIVLPSYLVGAALLTLASGLAGDWAALGRAGIGMVALWACYRLMRAVYPAAMGFGDVKLAGVLGLFLGWLGWGPLVVGAFSAFLLGAVFAVSLIARGRAGRKSGIPFGPWMLAGAWIGIFAGGAVWTAYLSLLGLV encoded by the coding sequence ATGCTCACCGTCCTCCCGTGGATCCTCGCGATCGTCGTGGTCGGAGGAGGCCTCGGCCTCCTCATCGGATCGTTCCTCAACGTGGTCGTCTACCGCGTGCCCAACGGGCTCTCGGTGGTCTCGCCGCCGAGCACCTGCCCGACCTGCCACAGCGCGATCAAGGCGTACGACAACGTGCCCGTCGTGTCGTGGCTCCTGCTCCGCGGTCGCTGCCGGAACTGCAGCGAGTCGATCTCGGCCCGCTACCCGATCGTCGAGATGGCCACCGCCGTCTTCTTCGTCGCCGTGGCGGTCCGCTTCGTCCCCGCCCGTGCCCTCATGACGGCCGCGCCGGAGCTGGGCCCCTCGCTGGTCGCGCTCGTCGCCTTCCTCTACCTCGCCGCCATCAGCGTCGCGCTCGGCCTCATCGACGTCGACGTCCACCGTCTGCCCGACGCGATCGTGCTCCCGTCGTACCTCGTGGGGGCGGCGCTGCTCACCCTCGCCAGCGGGCTCGCCGGCGACTGGGCCGCCCTGGGACGCGCGGGCATCGGCATGGTCGCCCTCTGGGCCTGCTACCGCCTGATGCGCGCGGTCTACCCCGCCGCCATGGGCTTCGGCGACGTCAAGCTCGCGGGTGTCCTCGGTCTCTTCCTCGGCTGGCTCGGGTGGGGGCCCCTGGTGGTCGGGGCCTTCTCGGCCTTCCTCCTCGGGGCGGTCTTCGCCGTCTCGCTGATCGCCCGCGGGCGAGCCGGACGCAAGTCCGGCATCCCGTTCGGCCCCTGGATGCTCGCCGGCGCCTGGATCGGCATCTTCGCCGGCGGCGCCGTGTGGACCGCGTATCTGTCCCTCCTCGGACTCGTCTGA
- the pilM gene encoding type IV pilus assembly protein PilM: protein MSKTIVGVDIGADTLRAVEISGAASSRPTLVRFGEIRLPQGSVSRGEVLEPQTVADVLKTLWSQAGFKSKQVVLGMGNQRVLARDLTVAKASKARIKESLPFQVQDMLPVPVADALLDFYPVSEGVGEHGPVINGLLIAAVKDAVLGNVRASKLAGLTTIGVDLIPFAVTRLLVDRGQAPETVALIDIGASTTSVVLVSSGVPQFVRIIPSGGDDVTKDLAARLEIPTELAEGAKRTLGLVSTSTVQEDRVASSVIFETVNELLGSLRNTVSYYANTRPQETVSRIVLTGGGARLLGLPEALAEVTRLPVVEADPFDSIAFGRSVAQDELRRNASSYTVALGLALGSAA, encoded by the coding sequence ATGAGCAAGACAATCGTCGGTGTCGACATCGGCGCGGACACCCTTCGCGCGGTCGAGATCTCGGGCGCCGCCTCCTCGCGCCCCACGCTGGTCCGCTTCGGCGAGATCCGCCTGCCCCAGGGATCGGTGAGCCGCGGCGAGGTCCTCGAGCCCCAGACGGTCGCCGACGTCCTCAAGACCCTGTGGTCGCAGGCCGGCTTCAAGAGCAAGCAGGTCGTCCTCGGCATGGGCAACCAGCGCGTCCTCGCCCGCGACCTCACCGTCGCGAAGGCGTCGAAGGCCCGCATCAAGGAGTCCCTGCCCTTCCAGGTCCAGGACATGCTGCCCGTGCCGGTCGCCGATGCGCTCCTCGACTTCTACCCCGTCTCCGAAGGTGTCGGGGAGCACGGGCCCGTCATCAACGGTCTCCTCATCGCCGCCGTCAAGGACGCCGTGCTCGGCAACGTGCGCGCCTCCAAGCTCGCGGGGCTCACGACGATCGGGGTCGACCTCATCCCGTTCGCCGTCACGCGGCTCCTGGTCGATCGCGGCCAGGCCCCGGAGACGGTGGCCCTCATCGACATCGGGGCGTCGACCACGTCGGTCGTCCTCGTGTCGAGCGGCGTGCCGCAGTTCGTCCGGATCATCCCGAGCGGCGGCGACGACGTGACCAAGGACCTCGCAGCCCGGCTGGAGATCCCCACGGAGCTCGCCGAGGGAGCCAAGCGCACCCTCGGACTCGTCTCCACGTCCACCGTCCAGGAGGACCGCGTCGCCTCGAGCGTCATCTTCGAGACGGTCAACGAGCTGCTCGGCAGCCTCCGGAACACCGTCAGCTACTACGCCAACACGCGCCCGCAGGAGACCGTCAGCAGGATCGTCCTGACGGGCGGGGGCGCTCGACTCCTCGGCCTCCCCGAGGCGCTCGCCGAGGTCACACGGCTGCCCGTCGTCGAGGCGGACCCCTTCGACTCCATCGCCTTCGGACGCTCCGTCGCTCAGGACGAGCTGCGTCGCAACGCCTCCTCGTACACCGTCGCCCTCGGACTCGCCCTAGGAAGTGCCGCATGA
- a CDS encoding DUF6121 family protein: MSRGLLAIMATVTHLGLVVLTIGIVSYASNRDVIVEQDAGTLLGPAMVLAAMAVVFLTLARSFGVAERDGVTPRILPPAVVAAVVAFVAMLLVGSGIYALERGEAVWLVLFAGRYASSAFVVVSAVWAAAVVAGTLLVARHEAAAGRPSGHHDDL, translated from the coding sequence ATGTCCCGTGGCCTCCTCGCGATCATGGCCACGGTCACCCACCTCGGCCTCGTGGTCCTCACGATCGGCATCGTGTCCTACGCCTCGAACCGCGACGTCATCGTCGAGCAGGATGCCGGGACCCTCCTCGGCCCCGCCATGGTCCTGGCCGCGATGGCGGTCGTGTTCCTGACTCTCGCGCGCTCCTTCGGCGTGGCCGAGCGCGACGGGGTGACCCCCCGGATCCTGCCGCCCGCCGTCGTCGCCGCCGTGGTCGCGTTCGTCGCGATGCTGCTCGTCGGCAGCGGAATCTACGCGCTCGAACGCGGGGAGGCGGTCTGGCTCGTCCTCTTCGCGGGCCGCTACGCGTCGTCCGCTTTCGTGGTCGTGTCCGCCGTCTGGGCTGCCGCGGTCGTCGCCGGGACCCTGCTCGTCGCCCGTCACGAGGCGGCGGCCGGCCGGCCGTCGGGGCACCACGACGACCTCTGA
- a CDS encoding CBU_0592 family membrane protein gives MFIEILGWFGALVILAGYALFSLGRLPDGRLYQWTNLVGAVCISINVAVHGAYPSAIVNAIWAIIAAVVLLRLRSRRRAERLAASHAAAQSERRIRDAEMAQLAPAPFIESVPAVTAALAVVVLAAAHHEQAPQFAPGAPAAV, from the coding sequence GTGTTCATCGAGATCCTGGGCTGGTTCGGAGCCCTCGTCATCCTGGCCGGCTACGCCCTCTTCTCCCTCGGGAGGCTGCCCGACGGGCGGCTCTACCAGTGGACCAACCTGGTCGGTGCCGTCTGCATCTCGATCAACGTCGCCGTGCACGGCGCGTACCCGTCCGCGATCGTGAACGCCATCTGGGCGATCATCGCGGCCGTCGTGCTGCTGCGCCTCCGGTCCCGTCGCCGGGCTGAGCGCCTCGCGGCGTCTCACGCCGCCGCGCAGAGCGAGCGCAGGATCCGCGATGCCGAGATGGCCCAGCTCGCGCCCGCCCCGTTCATCGAGAGCGTGCCCGCGGTCACCGCCGCGCTCGCCGTCGTGGTCCTGGCCGCCGCGCACCACGAGCAGGCCCCGCAGTTCGCTCCGGGCGCACCCGCCGCCGTTTGA
- the rpsL gene encoding 30S ribosomal protein S12, with the protein MPTIQQLVRKGRTPKVVKTKAPALKANPQQRGVCTRVYTTTPKKPNSALRKVARVKLSNGTEVTAYIPGEGHNLQEHSMVLVRGGRVKDLPGVRYKIVRGALDTQAVKNRKQARSRYGAKMEKK; encoded by the coding sequence GTGCCAACTATTCAGCAGCTGGTCCGAAAGGGACGCACGCCGAAGGTCGTCAAGACCAAGGCCCCCGCCCTGAAGGCCAACCCCCAGCAGCGTGGCGTGTGCACGCGTGTGTACACCACCACCCCCAAGAAGCCGAACTCGGCCCTCCGCAAGGTTGCTCGCGTCAAGCTCAGCAACGGCACCGAGGTCACCGCGTACATTCCCGGTGAGGGCCACAACCTCCAGGAGCACTCGATGGTGCTCGTCCGCGGCGGTCGTGTGAAAGACCTCCCCGGTGTTCGGTACAAGATCGTTCGCGGCGCCCTCGACACGCAGGCCGTCAAGAACCGCAAGCAGGCTCGCAGCCGCTACGGCGCGAAGATGGAGAAGAAGTAA
- the rpsG gene encoding 30S ribosomal protein S7, translating to MPRKGPAPKRPVVADPVYGAPIVSQLVNKILLDGKKGLAERIVYGALAGVSAKNGQDAVATLKKALDNVRPTLEVRSRRVGGSTYQVPVEVKPHRANTLALRWLTSYAKARREKTMTERLMNEILDASNGLGAAVKRREDTHKMAESNKAFAHYRW from the coding sequence ATGCCTCGTAAGGGTCCCGCTCCCAAGCGTCCCGTCGTCGCAGACCCCGTCTACGGCGCCCCCATCGTGAGCCAGCTGGTCAACAAGATCCTGCTCGACGGAAAGAAGGGTCTCGCCGAGCGCATCGTCTACGGTGCTCTCGCCGGTGTCTCGGCCAAGAACGGCCAGGACGCCGTGGCGACGCTCAAGAAGGCTCTCGACAACGTCCGTCCGACCCTCGAGGTCCGGTCGCGCCGCGTCGGTGGTTCCACCTACCAGGTGCCCGTCGAGGTCAAGCCGCACCGCGCGAACACCCTCGCCCTCCGCTGGCTCACCAGCTACGCGAAGGCTCGCCGCGAGAAGACGATGACCGAGCGTCTCATGAACGAGATCCTCGACGCGTCGAACGGTCTCGGCGCCGCCGTCAAGCGTCGTGAAGACACGCACAAGATGGCCGAGTCGAACAAGGCCTTCGCGCACTACCGCTGGTAA
- the fusA gene encoding elongation factor G, translating into MAQDVLTDLNKVRNIGIMAHIDAGKTTTTERILFYTGITHKIGEVHDGAATMDWMAQEQERGITITSAATTCFWNKNQINIIDTPGHVDFTVEVERSLRVLDGAVAVFDGKEGVEPQSETVWRQADKYDVPRICFVNKMDKLGADFYFTVDTIINRLGAKPLVMQLPIGAESSFEGVVDLVEMRALTWRGDAKGDVEMGAKYEIEEIPADLLEKAKEYRHKLLETVAESDDALLEKYFGGEELTVAEIKGAVRKMTVSSELYPVFCGSAFKNRGVQPMLDAVIDYLPSPLDVPPMEGHDVRDAEKIIIRKPESSEPFSALAFKVAVHPFFGRLTYVRVYSGHIESGAQVINSTKDKKERIGKIFQMHSNKENPVDGVTAGHIYAVIGLKFTTTGDTLCDPTDQVVLESMTFPEPVIEVAIEPKTKADQEKLSLAIQKLAEEDPTFRVELNIETGQTVIKGMGELHLDILVDRMKREFNVEANVGKPQVAYRETLTKGIERYDYTHKKQTGGSGQFAKVQIALEPFEVTAEASYEFVNKVTGGRVPREYIGSVDAGIQDAMQVGVLAGYPTVGVRALLLDGAAHDVDSSEMAFKIAGSIAYKEAARKAGPALLEPIMAVEVRTPEEYMGDVIGDLNSRRGQIASMEDASGVKVVRASVPLSEMFGYVGDLRSKTSGRAVYSMTFQSYAEVPRNVAEEIIAKNKGE; encoded by the coding sequence GTGGCACAGGACGTGCTCACCGACCTGAACAAGGTCCGCAACATCGGCATCATGGCTCACATCGATGCCGGCAAGACGACGACCACCGAGCGCATCCTGTTCTACACGGGTATCACCCACAAGATCGGTGAAGTCCACGACGGCGCTGCCACGATGGACTGGATGGCTCAGGAGCAGGAGCGTGGAATCACCATCACGTCCGCTGCGACCACCTGCTTCTGGAACAAGAACCAGATCAACATCATCGACACCCCCGGTCACGTCGACTTCACGGTCGAGGTGGAGCGTTCGCTCCGTGTCCTCGACGGTGCCGTCGCCGTCTTCGACGGCAAGGAGGGCGTCGAGCCCCAGTCCGAGACCGTCTGGCGTCAGGCCGACAAGTACGACGTCCCGCGCATCTGCTTCGTCAACAAGATGGACAAGCTCGGCGCCGACTTCTACTTCACCGTCGACACCATCATCAACCGCCTCGGCGCCAAGCCGCTGGTCATGCAGCTCCCGATCGGTGCGGAGTCCTCCTTCGAGGGCGTCGTCGACCTGGTCGAGATGCGCGCGCTGACCTGGCGCGGCGATGCCAAGGGTGACGTCGAGATGGGCGCCAAGTACGAGATCGAGGAGATCCCCGCCGACCTCCTCGAGAAGGCCAAGGAGTACCGCCACAAGCTCCTCGAGACCGTCGCCGAGTCCGACGACGCGCTGCTCGAGAAGTACTTCGGTGGCGAGGAGCTCACGGTCGCCGAGATCAAGGGCGCCGTCCGCAAGATGACGGTCTCCTCCGAGCTCTACCCCGTGTTCTGCGGCTCCGCCTTCAAGAACCGCGGTGTCCAGCCCATGCTCGACGCCGTCATCGACTACCTCCCGTCGCCCCTCGACGTGCCGCCCATGGAGGGCCACGACGTCCGCGACGCCGAGAAGATCATCATCCGCAAGCCGGAGTCGTCGGAGCCGTTCTCGGCCCTGGCCTTCAAGGTCGCGGTGCACCCCTTCTTCGGTCGTCTCACGTACGTCCGCGTCTACTCGGGTCACATCGAGTCCGGTGCGCAGGTCATCAACTCGACGAAAGACAAGAAGGAGCGCATCGGCAAGATCTTCCAGATGCACTCCAACAAGGAGAACCCCGTCGACGGCGTGACCGCCGGTCACATCTACGCGGTCATCGGTCTGAAGTTCACGACCACGGGCGACACCCTGTGCGACCCGACCGACCAGGTCGTCCTCGAGTCGATGACCTTCCCGGAGCCCGTCATCGAGGTCGCCATCGAGCCGAAGACGAAGGCCGACCAGGAGAAGCTCTCCCTGGCCATCCAGAAGCTGGCCGAGGAAGACCCGACGTTCCGCGTCGAGCTCAACATCGAGACCGGCCAGACCGTCATCAAGGGAATGGGCGAGCTCCACCTCGACATCCTGGTCGACCGCATGAAGCGCGAGTTCAACGTCGAGGCCAACGTGGGCAAGCCCCAGGTGGCCTACCGCGAGACGCTCACCAAGGGCATCGAGCGCTACGACTACACGCACAAGAAGCAGACCGGTGGCTCCGGCCAGTTCGCGAAGGTCCAGATCGCTCTGGAGCCCTTCGAGGTCACGGCCGAGGCGTCGTACGAGTTCGTCAACAAGGTCACCGGTGGTCGCGTCCCGCGCGAGTACATCGGATCGGTCGACGCCGGCATCCAGGACGCCATGCAGGTCGGCGTCCTCGCGGGCTACCCCACCGTGGGTGTCCGCGCGCTGCTCCTCGACGGTGCGGCGCACGACGTCGACTCGTCCGAGATGGCGTTCAAGATCGCCGGATCGATCGCGTACAAGGAAGCCGCCCGCAAGGCCGGTCCCGCGCTGCTCGAGCCGATCATGGCCGTCGAGGTCCGCACGCCCGAGGAGTACATGGGCGACGTCATCGGCGACCTGAACTCGCGTCGTGGCCAGATCGCCTCGATGGAGGACGCCAGCGGCGTCAAGGTCGTCCGGGCGAGTGTCCCGCTGTCCGAGATGTTCGGCTACGTGGGCGACCTCCGGTCGAAGACCTCGGGTCGAGCCGTCTACTCGATGACCTTCCAGTCGTACGCCGAGGTTCCTCGGAACGTCGCGGAAGAGATCATCGCCAAGAACAAGGGCGAATAG
- the tuf gene encoding elongation factor Tu — protein sequence MAKAKFERTKPHVNIGTIGHVDHGKTTLTAAITKVLHDKYPDLNTASAFDQIDNAPEEKARGITINISHVEYQTEKRHYAHVDAPGHADYVKNMITGAAQMDGAILVVAATDGPMPQTREHVLLARQVGVPYIVVALNKADMVDDEEIMELVELEVRELLSSQEFDGDNAPVIQVSALKALEGDEKWGESVAELMAAVDESVPEPIRATDQPFLMPIEDVFTITGRGTVVTGRVERGQLNVNEEVEIVGIRPTVKTTVTGIEMFRKLLDSAQAGDNTGLLLRGTKREDVERGQVIVKPGSVTPHTGFEANVYILSKDEGGRHNPFYANYRPQFYFRTTDVTGVITLPEGTEMVMPGDTTEITVELIQPIAMEDGLRFAIREGGRTVGAGTVTKIIK from the coding sequence GTGGCGAAGGCCAAGTTCGAGCGGACTAAGCCGCACGTAAACATCGGAACCATCGGTCACGTCGACCACGGTAAGACGACGCTCACCGCGGCGATCACCAAGGTTCTGCACGACAAGTACCCCGACCTCAACACGGCCTCCGCGTTCGACCAGATCGACAACGCGCCCGAAGAGAAGGCTCGTGGTATCACGATCAACATCTCGCACGTCGAGTACCAGACGGAGAAGCGTCACTACGCTCACGTCGACGCTCCCGGCCACGCCGACTACGTGAAGAACATGATCACCGGTGCGGCGCAGATGGACGGCGCGATCCTCGTGGTCGCCGCCACCGACGGCCCGATGCCCCAGACCCGTGAGCACGTCCTCCTGGCCCGCCAGGTCGGCGTCCCCTACATCGTCGTGGCGCTCAACAAGGCCGACATGGTCGACGACGAGGAGATCATGGAGCTCGTCGAGCTCGAGGTCCGCGAGCTCCTCTCGAGCCAGGAGTTCGACGGCGACAACGCGCCCGTCATCCAGGTCTCCGCTCTCAAGGCCCTCGAGGGCGACGAGAAGTGGGGCGAGTCGGTCGCCGAGCTGATGGCCGCCGTCGACGAGAGCGTCCCGGAGCCCATCCGTGCGACGGACCAGCCGTTCCTCATGCCGATCGAGGACGTCTTCACGATCACCGGTCGTGGAACCGTCGTCACCGGTCGTGTCGAGCGCGGTCAGCTCAACGTCAACGAGGAGGTCGAGATCGTCGGCATCCGCCCGACCGTCAAGACCACCGTCACCGGCATCGAGATGTTCCGCAAGCTGCTCGATTCGGCTCAGGCTGGTGACAACACCGGTCTCCTCCTCCGCGGCACCAAGCGCGAGGACGTCGAGCGCGGCCAGGTCATCGTCAAGCCCGGTTCGGTCACGCCGCACACCGGCTTCGAGGCGAACGTCTACATCCTGTCCAAGGATGAGGGTGGCCGTCACAACCCGTTCTACGCGAACTACCGTCCGCAGTTCTACTTCCGTACCACCGACGTCACCGGCGTCATCACGCTGCCCGAGGGCACCGAGATGGTCATGCCCGGCGACACGACGGAGATCACGGTCGAGCTGATCCAGCCCATCGCCATGGAAGACGGACTCCGCTTCGCCATCCGCGAGGGTGGCCGCACGGTCGGCGCCGGCACGGTCACGAAGATCATCAAGTAG
- a CDS encoding Rv0909 family putative TA system antitoxin has product MAGFDDVTKKAQEFLKDGKVQDALKSDKAEEVSDSILDAVAGAADKITGGKFHDKIEDAKNAADDKIGNQ; this is encoded by the coding sequence ATGGCTGGTTTCGACGACGTCACGAAGAAGGCTCAGGAGTTCCTGAAAGACGGCAAGGTGCAGGACGCCCTCAAGAGCGACAAGGCCGAGGAGGTCAGCGACAGCATCCTCGACGCCGTCGCCGGCGCCGCCGACAAGATCACCGGCGGCAAGTTCCACGACAAGATCGAAGACGCGAAGAACGCTGCCGACGACAAGATCGGCAACCAGTAG